Proteins encoded within one genomic window of Streptomyces sp. NBC_01314:
- a CDS encoding DUF6758 family protein, with amino-acid sequence MRGEPSCPKCGGRVRAPGLFADSWQCAAHGTVHPLQPVIPPSVEALSVVVHRARVPVWMPWPLPVGWLFTGAAFAGDDRSGGRATAVACSGPGPLGGVGELVLIAEELGVGLGARYAGIDGPDPGPYLSVEKPPQAKVLAAGRPTPLWHVTGTPDDRAVFAGEALGLWLWAVVWPEQTGLLMYDELVLTDLRDAGAEVDLLPCGALSPRILEP; translated from the coding sequence ATGAGGGGCGAACCCAGTTGCCCGAAGTGTGGTGGCCGGGTCAGGGCTCCCGGCCTCTTTGCCGACTCCTGGCAGTGCGCCGCGCACGGGACGGTACACCCGCTGCAGCCCGTGATCCCGCCCAGCGTCGAGGCCCTCAGCGTGGTGGTGCACCGTGCCAGGGTGCCGGTCTGGATGCCGTGGCCGCTGCCCGTGGGCTGGCTGTTCACGGGTGCCGCCTTCGCCGGGGACGACCGCAGCGGCGGGCGCGCCACCGCCGTGGCCTGTTCCGGTCCCGGCCCGCTCGGGGGCGTCGGAGAACTCGTCCTCATCGCGGAGGAACTCGGCGTCGGTCTCGGTGCGCGGTACGCGGGCATCGACGGGCCCGATCCCGGGCCGTATCTGAGTGTCGAGAAACCGCCCCAGGCGAAGGTGCTCGCCGCGGGCCGGCCGACGCCGCTGTGGCATGTCACCGGTACGCCGGACGACCGCGCGGTCTTCGCGGGGGAGGCGCTCGGTCTGTGGCTGTGGGCGGTCGTGTGGCCCGAGCAGACGGGGCTGCTGATGTACGACGAACTGGTGCTGACGGACCTGCGGGACGCGGGCGCGGAGGTGGATCTACTGCCGTGCGGGGCGCTCTCGCCGCGAATCCTTGAGCCTTAG